One region of Solanum pennellii chromosome 6, SPENNV200 genomic DNA includes:
- the LOC107022740 gene encoding AT-hook motif nuclear-localized protein 24-like → MDDEGEMSRRPRGRPAGSKNKPKPPIIINRDSANALRTHIIEIADGCDVMESVSNFSRRRQRGVCIMSGTGNVTNVNLKQPASSGEIVTLHGRFEILSLSGSFLPPPAPPAASGLTIYLAGGQGQVVGGSVVGALMASGPVVIMAASFSNAAYERLPLEEDDQNHPLPMPGGPLGSPGGQQQQLLGGDPSMFHGTPPPNLLNSSMQLPHEGYWSTGRPPF, encoded by the coding sequence ATGGATGATGAAGGAGAGATGTCAAGAAGGCCAAGAGGAAGACCAGCTGGATCGAAAAACAAGCCAAAACCACCCATTATCATCAATCGAGACAGCGCCAACGCTCTCCGAACACATATAATCGAAATCGCGGATGGTTGTGATGTAATGGAAAGCGTATCCAATTTTTCGAGAAGAAGACAAAGAGGAGTTTGCATTATGAGTGGAACGGGAAATGTTACTAATGTGAATTTAAAACAACCAGCTTCATCCGGTGAGATTGTAACTCTACATGGAAGATTCGAGATCTTATCTCTATCCGGATCATTCCTCCCGCCACCCGCTCCCCCAGCTGCTTCAGGGTTGACTATTTATTTAGCTGGGGGACAAGGACAGGTGGTGGGAGGAAGCGTGGTTGGCGCCCTTATGGCGTCAGGACCTGTTGTTATTATGGCTGCTTCGTTTAGTAATGCGGCCTATGAAAGGCTACCCTTAGAAGAGGATGATCAGAATCATCCTCTTCCAATGCCAGGAGGTCCTCTCGGATCTCCTGGtggacaacaacaacaattactaGGCGGTGACCCATCAATGTTTCATGGGACACCGCCACCAAATCTTCTCAACTCATCAATGCAATTACCTCATGAAGGATATTGGTCAACGGGACGACCTCCTTTCTAA
- the LOC107023587 gene encoding uncharacterized protein LOC107023587: MFLVAFFQIILLLTAINAEFSSRLLDSVLQDYAFRAFVRPRTGIPYDGNVPFNYTGIKVSALRLRSGSMRRRGVSKYKEFHIPIGVLEQPYVERLVLVYHNLANWSDLYYPLPGHIHLTPVLGILTYDASNLSSINLPELDIRPSKNPILINFSSIVKPVPMGLLPKCVYFNLDGAVEFDNILNGNVCKTTKQGHFSIVVEFTTAAEPEPEPEPEPEPASGGDRSGGRKNWVIFGSVVGGFVALIFLVLLIACLNKYDKKKKIDRMEEAADRGVPLLMTKIGNTKAPIASETRTRPSLENEYLP; the protein is encoded by the coding sequence ATGTTTCTAGTTGCATTTTTTCAGATTATTCTTTTGCTAACAGCAATAAATGCAGAATTTTCATCAAGGCTGCTTGATTCAGTTCTTCAAGATTATGCTTTTAGGGCATTTGTTAGGCCAAGAACTGGGATTCCTTATGATGGGAATGTGCCTTTTAATTACACTGGAATCAAAGTTTCTGCACTGAGGTTAAGAAGTGGGAGTATGAGGAGAAGGGGTGTTAGTAAATACAAAGAATTTCATATCCCAATTGGTGTTTTGGAGCAACCTTATGTAGAGAGGCTTGTTTTGGTGTATCATAATTTAGCCAATTGGTCTGATTTGTATTACCCTTTACCAGGTCATATTCATTTAACACcagttttgggtattttaactTATGATGCTTCGAATTTGTCATCCATTAATTTGCCGGAGTTGGATATCAGACCTTCAAAGAATCccattttgattaatttttctaGTATAGTGAAGCCTGTGCCAATGGGGTTGTTGCCCAAGTGTGTCTACTTTAACTTGGATGGTGCAGTTGAGTTTGACAATATATTGAATGGGAATGTATGTAAGACGACGAAACAAGGACATTTCTCTATAGTGGTTGAGTTTACTACTGCTGCTGAGCCAGAACCAGAACCAGAACCTGAACCCGAACCCGCCAGTGGAGGTGATAGAAGTGGTGGTAGGAAAAATTGGGTGATATTTGGATCAGTTGTTGGTGGATTTGTGGCATTGATTTTCTTGGTTTTATTGATTGCTTGTTTGAACAAGTatgataagaagaaaaagattgatAGAATGGAAGAAGCAGCTGATAGAGGTGTACCACTGCTTATGACAAAAATTGGGAATACAAAGGCACCAATAGCTTCAGAGACTCGTACAAGACCCTCGTTAGAGAATGAATATCTCCCATAG
- the LOC107021913 gene encoding protein DETOXIFICATION 56-like, which translates to MPESVTKKWPQNLIQNALLEMKLQGGIVLPLMAMNFTWFAKIAITTAFLGRLGELSLAGATLGFTFANVTGFSVLNGLSGAMEPICGQAFGAKNFKLLHKTLVMFVSLLLVVSIPISCLWLNVDKILIKFGQQEEISMVAKEYLVYLLPDLVITSFLCPLKAYLSTQNVTIPIMLTSALGVALHIPINVLLSMNKGLEGVSMAYWITDLLIMILLVIFVVISENTKRGKWNEGGWWEQGILDWIRLIKLCGPCCLTTCLEWWCYEILVLLTGRLPNAKQAVGVIAIVLNFDYLIYSVMLSLATCASIRVSNELGADSSGLAYRAAYMSLGLSIVSGLFGGSVMAAARGIWGPLFSHDKGVIRGVKRIMLLMALIEVVNFPLAVCGGIVRGTARPWLGTYAYISGFYLLALPLGVILAFKVQLGLAGLLIGFMVGVVACLALLLVLIARIDWVGEANKAHMLACNQEEGGRDDDDDRKTSWVVKENGS; encoded by the coding sequence ATGCCTGAATCAGTGACCAAAAAATGGCCACAAAATCTCATACAAAATGCCCTTTTAGAAATGAAATTGCAAGGGGGCATTGTACTCCCTCTGATGGCTATGAACTTCACATGGTTTGCAAAAATAGCCATCACAACTGCGTTCCTCGGTAGGCTTGGTGAGCTTTCTTTAGCTGGAGCCACACTTGGTTTTACATTCGCGAACGTGACTGGATTCTCAGTCTTGAATGGACTGAGTGGTGCTATGGAGCCTATTTGTGGACAAGCCTTTGGAGCCAAGAATTTTAAGTTACTTCACAAGACTCTTGTCATGTTTGTTTCTTTGTTATTAGTTGTCTCAATTCCTATTTCTTGCTTGTGGCTTAATGTTGACAAGATCCTCATTAAGTTTGGCCAGCAAGAAGAGATTTCAATGGTAGCTAAAGAGTATCTTGTTTATCTTCTTCCTGATTTGGTGATCACATCTTTTTTGTGTCCATTGAAAGCTTATTTGAGCACACAAAATGTTACAATCCCAATTATGTTAACCTCTGCTTTGGGGGTTGCTCTGCATATACCAATAAACGTGCTACTTTCGATGAATAAAGGGCTAGAAGGAGTTTCAATGGCGTATTGGATAACAGATTTATTGATCATGAttcttttggttatttttgttgtGATATCGGAGAATACAAAGCGCGGAAAGTGGAACGAAGGAGGCTGGTGGGAACAGGGGATTCTTGATTGGATCAGATTAATCAAACTATGTGGACCATGTTGCCTTACAACTTGCCTCGAATGGTGGTGCTACGAGATTTTGGTTTTGCTAACAGGGAGACTCCCGAATGCTAAACAAGCAGTTGGGGTTATAGCAATTGTGTTGAACTTTGATTATTTGATTTACTCTGTTATGCTCTCACTCGCGACATGTGCATCCATTCGTGTTTCTAATGAGCTAGGTGCAGATAGTTCTGGCCTTGCTTACAGAGCAGCATACATGTCGTTAGGCTTGAGTATCGTTTCAGGCCTTTTCGGTGGCTCAGTTATGGCAGCAGCAAGAGGAATTTGGGGTCCTCTGTTTAGCCATGATAAAGGGGTAATTAGAGGTGTGAAAAGGATCATGTTGCTAATGGCCTTAATTGAAGTTGTTAACTTCCCTTTAGCAGTTTGTGGAGGAATTGTTCGCGGGACAGCGCGTCCTTGGCTTGGGACATATGCTTATATCAGTGGATTTTACCTTCTGGCCTTGCCATTGGGGGTGATTTTGGCTTTCAAGGTTCAACTTGGCCTTGCAGGATTGTTGATAGGGTTCATGGTTGGAGTTGTTGCTTGTTTGGCCCTGTTGTTGGTGTTGATTGCTAGGATTGATTGGGTTGGAGAAGCTAACAAAGCACATATGCTTGCCTGCAACCAAGAAGAAGGTGGTagagatgatgatgatgatcggAAAACTTCATGGGTGGTTAAAGAAAATGGCTCGTGA
- the LOC107021425 gene encoding protein cornichon homolog 4 gives MADVWAWLLFFFILIALLVMVVFQLMCLSDLEFDYINPYDSASRINAVVLPEFITQGVLCLLYLITGHWVMALLCVPYMYYNYRLYTRRQHLVDVTEIFNLLNWEKKQRLFKLGYIVLLLFISLFWLIYSALEDDEESL, from the exons ATGGCTGATGTTTGGGCATggcttctcttcttcttcattctcattGCTCTCCTTGTCATGGTTGTTTTTCAG CTGATGTGCTTATCAGATTTGGAGTTTGATTATATCAACCCATACGACTCTGCATCTCGTATAAATGCAGTTGTTTTACCTGAGTTCATCACACAAGGAGTTCTGTGCTTGCTCTATTTGATAACAGGGCATTGGGTCATGGCACTCCTATGTGTTCCATATATGTACTACAATTACAGATT GTACACGAGAAGGCAGCACCTTGTTGATGTGACAGAGATTTTTAATCTGCTTAATTGGGAAAAGAAACAGCGGCTTTTCAAACTAGGCTATATCGTCCTTCTCCTcttcatatcattattttg GTTAATTTACAGTGCCTTGGAGGATGATGAAGAGTCCCTATAG